From one Lycium ferocissimum isolate CSIRO_LF1 chromosome 5, AGI_CSIRO_Lferr_CH_V1, whole genome shotgun sequence genomic stretch:
- the LOC132057923 gene encoding uncharacterized protein LOC132057923, which translates to MKKLLEEMNNLSTKHVCNSQCVCGAKELMYKAEQDRRLIQFLMGLNVVYTIIRGSILMMNPLPSMGQAFALLVQEEKKRELRPDNQLFTESTALVASTSGTKNQRIDHTTGNYVNHVALIASSSGTRNFRTNYTRGNYNGNNRSKLFCEHCRKPGHTKDRCYKIHGYPSQNNQGHTPQNYTSFNGNNNYRPQGQNSYQGNPRGPNNSYNNRFNNKGKGIVANTHGMTSEGASVNNDNYQEQYENYAQNNMQGTIACTSSIDFAKLSCGCFKDKADLWILNSGASHHMTFSKDQMTNILTLPYPLLVRLPNGYKVKAPSIKRPLEIGSVYDALYLLCSECLRKDTAVAASKFYVSSVSPITGHVDSESCGSPSIGHVVSKSYVSNDSPSVGHVNKVHCDCHSHSCHSPVVNDPISSDNKDSALLSTAHGNASDLLWHFRLGHVSFTKMKVSSQFPVIPTVLPVVDNFNSPAVPLTSPIQNDQTSDNIMHPSSPSTTASTHQQHTNTDLLPLGSPIHMTAPIQEQPTLQSYIETRKSLRPSKTPSYLHDYIHTIPQLKLVDPSSLHASFSLHNYINSHALISDSQHLIRNIFHDCEPSFYEEAAMNPAWQAAMTQEFEAHANNTWDLVPLPIGKKPIGCKWVYKIKQKADGSIERFKAKLVVKGYTQHPGIDYTETFSPVVKMTTVRTLIAALVKKNWEIFQLDLNNAFLHGDLHEEVYMTLDPSSGPRHWCYRTSVQIKQVPLWVETG; encoded by the exons ATGAAGAAACTGTTGGAGGAAATGAACAACTTGTCTACTAAGCATGTGTGTAATTCTCAATGTGTGTGTGGAGCCAAAGAGCTCATGTATAAAGCTGAGCAGGATAGAAGACTAATCCAGTTTTTGATGGGCCTAAATGTGGTGTATACAATCATTAGGGGCAGTATACTAATGATGAATCCCCTTCCTTCCATGGGACAAGCTTTTGCATTGCTTGTgcaagaggagaaaaaaagagaacttAGGCCAGATAATCAATTGTTTACTGAATCCACTGCCTTAGTAGCAAGTACCTCAGGAACAAAGAACCAGAGGATAGACCATACCACAGGAAACTATGTTAATCATGTAGCTTTGATAGCTAGTAGTTCAGGAACAAGAAACTTCAGGACAAATTACACACGAGGAAACTATAATGGGAACAACAGATCCAAGTTATTTTGTGAGCATTGTAGGAAGCCAGGACACACCAAAGATAGGTGCTACAAAATACATGGATATCCCTCTCAAAACAATCAAGGTCATACACCTCAGAACTACACCTCTTTTAATGGCAACAACAACTATAGACCTCAGGGACAGAACTCATACCAAGGTAATCCAAGAGGGCCAAACAATAGTTACAATAACAGGTTCAACAACAAGGGAAAGGGAATAGTGGCAAATACACATGGAATGACTTCAGAAGGTGCATCTGTCAACAATGACAATTATCAGGAACAGTATGAAAACTATGCTCAGAACAATATGCAAG GTACTATAGCTTGCACCTCCTCTATAGACTTTGCTAAACTCTCATGTGGATGTTTCAAAGATAAAGCTGACTTGTGGATATTAAACTCAGGAGCATCTCATCACATGACATTTAGTAAAGACCAAATGACAAATATCTTGACACTGCCCTATCCACTATTAGTAAGACTTCCAAATGGCTATAAAGTGAAG GCCCCTTCAATAAAGAGGCCTCTGGAGATTGGTAGTGTATATGATGCGCTATATCTTCTATGCTCAGAGTGTTTGAGGAAAGACACAGCTGTTGCAGCTTCTAAGTTCTATGTCTCAAGTGTTTCTCCTATTACAGGTCATGTTGATTCTGAGTCTTGTGGTTCTCCTAGCATAGGTCATGTTGTTTCTAAGTCCTATGTTTCAAATGACTCTCCTAGTGTTGGTCATGTAAATAAAGTGCACTGTGATTGTCATTCCCATTCCTGTCACTCCCCAGTTGTAAATGATCCCATTTCAAGTGATAATAAGGATAGTGCTTTACTTTCTACTGCTCATGGTAATGCATCTGATCTGTTGTGGCACTTCAGACTTGGACATGTTTCTTTTACTAAAATGAAGG TATCATCTCAGTTTCCTGTAATTCCTACTGTCTTACctgttgttgataattttaattctcctgcTGTACCTCTAACAAGTCCTATACAGAATGATCAGACAAGTGATAACATTATGCATCCTTCCTCACCATCTACCACTGCAAGcacacaccaacaacatactaATACTGACCTACTGCCACTAGGATCACCAATACATATGACAGCACCTATTCAAGAACAACCCACTCTTCAATCATACATAGAAACCAGGAAGTCTCTTAGACCATCCAAAACACCATCTTATTTGCATGACTACATACACACCATACCTCAGTTAAAACTAGTTGATCCATCGTCATTGCATGCTTCATTCTCTttacataattacataaactctCATGCTCTAATTTCTGACAGTCAGCATCTTATAAGAAACATCTTTCATGACTGTGAACCATCTTTTTATGAGGAAGCAGCTATGAATCCTGCTTGGCAGGCTGCTATGACACAGGAGTTTGAAGCTCATGCCAATAACACTTGGGACCTGGTTCCTTTGCCAATAGGAAAGAAACCAATAGGCTGCAAATGGGTGTATAAGATTAAACAAAAAGCAGATGGGTCCATAGAGAGGTTCAAGGCTAAATTGGTAGTGAAAGGTTATACCCAACATCCTGGCATTGACTACACTGAGACCTTCTCACCTGTTGTCAAAATGACAACTGTTAGAACACTTATTGCAGCATTAGTTAAGAAAAACTGGGAGATATTCCAGCTTGATCTGAATAATGCATTTTTGCATGGTGATTTGCATGAAGAAGTGTATATGACCCTTGACCCTTCCTCAGGGCCTAGACACTGGTGCTACAGAACTAGTGTGCAAATTAAACAAGTCCCTTTATGGGTTGAAACAGGCTAG
- the LOC132057061 gene encoding probable glutathione S-transferase, with translation MAEVKLLGVWYSPFSHRVEWALQIKGVKYEYIEEDLQNKSSLLLESNPIDKKIPVLIHNGKAICESMVIVEYIDETFEGPSILPKDPYERAIARFWIKFFEDKGQAVGKTFFLKGEDQEKGKEELCEMLKILDNELKDKKFFVGDKFGFADIGANVLGLWLGVFEEITGVVLAKREKYPNFCPWRDEYINCTQNKKYLPPRDELLDKFKSRFQAAQAAAVASAAK, from the exons ATGGCAGAAGTAAAGTTGCTTGGTGTTTGGTATAGCCCTTTTAGTCATAGAGTTGAGTGGGCTCTACAGATTAAGGGAGTGAAATATGAATACATAGAAGAAGATCTACAAAATAAGAGCTCTCTACTTCTTGAATCTAATCCCATTGACAAAAAAATCCCAGTGCTAATTCACAATGGCAAGGCCATTTGTGAGTCAATGGTAATTGTTGAGTACATTGATGAGACCTTCGAAGGTCCTTCCATCTTGCCTAAAGACCCTTATGAACGAGCTATAGCTCGTTTTTGGattaaattttttgaagataag GGGCAAGCAGTGGGGAAAACTTTCTTTCTCAAAGGAGAGGATCAAGAGAAAGGTAAAGAGGAACTTTGTGAAATGCTGAAAATTCTTGATAATGAGCTCAAGGATAAGAAGTTCTTTGTGGGTGACAAATTTGGATTTGCTGATATTGGTGCAAATGTATTGGGACTTTGGCTGGGAGTTTTTGAAGAAATAACTGGAGTTGTTTtggcaaaaagagaaaaatatccAAATTTTTGTCCATGGAGAGATGAATATATTAACTGCACCCAAAACAAGAAATATTTACCTCCAAGAGATGAGTTGCTTGACAAATTCAAAAGTCGCTTCCAAGCTGCTCAAGCTGCAGCTGTTGCATCTGCTGCCAAATGA